Proteins encoded in a region of the Limanda limanda chromosome 17, fLimLim1.1, whole genome shotgun sequence genome:
- the LOC133023693 gene encoding F-box/WD repeat-containing protein 9-like: MFDVRVNLGEPCPAPVRPSSNEDLEPDFQSPQPAGHPSSADASPSPCNETNGLLSLPWEIISHIASYLPAQFVTTVLPKVCQTLGYLETDTSSWQLRARRLIGSQAGFPVGPREDFDWRTACLEMEQLIICWKGRAQLLPGKVQQEEESNQVRQQQQGGQDREPGEEGQDGGREAEVEGAGMAVQEAEYSDGEEMEVVIEYGEMQPIEGEDQLARLKDDFNERVENIGALIEEERDHRMMFDAHWEDGALHHQENLADPGNLGNGRQGEMEQSQPCRSPSPPPALERITISTNHIASVNSVLLVGGEGKVCATASRDWNVKLWDLQAGSTGTLLRTLGGNNALNNHQGWVWCLASRGSLLASGGCDKTVRLWDLKAGGAVGGLIRTDSAVLCLSCQTDVLLAGTLNKTITMWDTRAASPLVKSLCFHGKAVMCLAADDKYIISGSGDHTIAVYDRRAGKVLKKLRLISYLRSMSYSGSELWAGDSKGMLRSFSMQAGTLETLSKFDVGHTAMVTEVHRSHGSLYTCSSDRTVKVHIPCAPPRTLCTLHHQFGVSGLSVDAGVFAVATGDVCVDVWRPRK, translated from the exons ATGTTTGACGTCAGGGTGAACCTGGGTGAACCCTGTCCTGCCCCTGTGAGACCTTCGAGTAATGAGGATCTCGAGCCTGACTTCCAGAG TCCTCAGCCGGCCGGTCACCCATCCTCAGCAGATGCCAGCCCCTCACCCTGCAATGAGACAAATGGCTTGTTGTCTTTACCATGGGAAATAATATCCCACATCGCCTCGTACCTTCCTGCACAGTTTGTCACCACTGTGCTGCCAAAG GTCTGCCAGACATTGGGTTATTTGGAAACGGACACCAGCTCTTGGCAACTCAGAGCACGTAGATTAATAGGATCCCAAGCTGGCTTTCCAGTGGGGCCAAGGGAGGACTTTGACTGGCGTACTGCTTGCCTGGAGATGGAGCAGCTGATAATCTGCTGGAAAGGCAGAGCGCAGCTTTTGCCCGGAAAGGTCCAACAAGAGGAGGAAAGTAATCAAGtgaggcagcagcaacagggGGGGCAGGACAGGGAACCAGGCGAAGAGGGACAGGATGGTGGCAGAGAGGCTGAGGTAGAAGGGGCAGGGATGGCTGTGCAGGAGGCTGAATATAGTGATGGTGAAGAAATGGAGGTGGTAATAGAATATGGTGAAATGCAGCCCATTGAAGGTGAGGACCAACTAGCAAGGTTAAAAGATGATTTTAATGAGAGGGTGGAGAATATAGGAGCACTGATCGAAGAAGAAAGGGACCACAGGATGATGTTCGATGCTCATTGGGAAGATGGTGCTCTTCATCACCAAGAAAACTTGGCTGACCCTGGGAATCTGGGTAATGGAAGACAGGGAGAGATGGAACAAAGTCAACCCTGCAGAAGTCCTAGCCCACCCCCAGCACTGGAACGCATCACCATCTCTACAAACCACATTGCCTCAGTCAACTCTGTTCTCCTTGTCGGGGGAGAGGGGAAAGTTTGTGCCACAGCTTCCAGAGACTGGAATGTTAAATTGTGGGATCTACAAGCAGGCTCTACTGGGACACTGCTGCGCACATTGGGAGGAAATAATGCATTAAACAATCATCAGGGATGGGTCTGGTGCCTGGCATCCCGAGGGTCCCTGCTGGCTTCAGGGGGCTGCGACAAAACAGTGAGGCTCTGGGACCTGAAGGCCGGTGGTGCAGTGGGGGGCCTAATCAGAACTGATTCTGCTGTCCTCTGCCTGTCCTGTCAGACAGATGTGTTGCTGGCTGGTACATTGAACAAGACGATCACGATGTGGGACACCAGAG CGGCCAGCCCTTTGGTGAAAAGTCTCTGTTTCCATGGTAAGGCTGTGATGTGCCTGGCTGCAGATGACAAGTACATTATCTCTGGAAGTGGAGACCACACTATAGCTGTCTATGATCGCAGGGCAGGCAAAGTCTTGAAGAAACTTCGG CTGATTTCTTACCTGCGGTCCATGAGCTACAGTGGCAGTGAGCTATGGGCAGGAGACAGCAAGGGCATGCTCCGCTCCTTTTCCATGCAAGCAGGGACCTTAGAAACCCTGTCTAAGTTTGATGTGGGACACACTGCTATGGTCACTGAAGTCCACAGATCTCATGGGAGCCTCTACACCTGTTCATCTGATCGTACTGTCAAG GTACACATCCCTTGTGCGCCTCCGAGGACATTATGCACACTGCATCATCAATTTGGAGTCAGTGGG CTGAGTGTGGACGCTGGAGTCTTCGCTGTTGCCACAGGggatgtgtgtgtagatgtttggAGGCCCAGAAAATGA
- the LOC133023694 gene encoding deoxyhypusine synthase-like — MFCLCKHSEQGIKTADVNPFAMTEQHPEDTTTTRDLLSANYADNMACKRKVVPYIYRETATLPDTPKVKGYDFNQGVDHGALLQSFLSTGFQATNVALAIQQINNMIKRRQQPVKAVNGSVEEDPSTCRSPLSCTIFLSYTSNLISSGVRESIRYLAEHKMVDVLVTTAGGIEEDLIKCLGHIYIGDFTLPGKDLYKNGLDRIGNLLMPDTNYKLLEQWMLPIMKQMLMEQNTQAVSWTPSQMIHRLGKEINNPESVCYWAYKNNIPVFSPALTDGAIGDLFYLFSAENTGLILDIAEDISRINDIAVNANSTGMILLGGGLAKHHTCNANAWRKGAEFVVYVNTAQEFDGCDSGARPDEAVSWGKITIDAKPVKVCADATVIFPLLVAETFAVHADKRTIGKEND, encoded by the exons ATGTTCTGCTTATGCAAGCACAGCGAGCAG GGTATAAAGACTGCAGATGTAAATCCATTTGCAATGACTGAGCAACATCCAgaggacacaacaacaacaagagatcttctCTCTGCAAACTACGCAG ACAATATGGCCTGTAAGCGCAAAGTAGTTCCGTACATCTACAGGGAGACTGCCACCCTTCCAGACACACCAAAGGTCAAGGGCTATGACTTCAACCAGGGAGTGGACCACGGCGCACTGCTGCAGTCCTTCCTCAGCACTGGCTTCCAGGCGACTAATGTGGCCCTGGCTATCCAGCAGATAAACAACATG ATCAAGAGGCGTCAACAACCGGTGAAGGCAGTGAATGGAAGTGTTGAGGAGGATCCGTCGACCTGCCGGAGCCCCTTGAGCTGCACAATCTTCCTCAGTTACACTTCAAACCTCATCAGCAGCGGAGTCAGGGAGAGTATCCGCTATCTCGCAGAGCACAAAATG GTGGATGTCTTGGTGACCACAGCTGGAGGTATTGAGGAGGATCTGATCAAGTGTTTGGGACATATTTACATCGGAGACTTCACTCTGCCTGGGAAAGATCTGTATAAAAACGGTCTCGACAG GATTGGCAATCTTCTGATGCCTGATACGAACTACAAGTTATTAGAACAATGGATGTTGCCAATAATGAAGCAGATGCTGATGGAGCAGAACACTCAG GCCGTGAGTTGGACTCCGTCTCAGATGATCCATCGACTGGGCAAGGAGATCAACAACCCTGAATCTGTTTGCTATTGGGCCTACAAG AACAACATCCCAGTGTTCAGCCCTGCCCTTACAGATGGCGCCATAGGAGACTTGTTCTACCTGTTCTCAGCTGAGAACACTGGCTTAATTTTGGACATTGCTGAAG ATATTTCAAGGATAAACGACATTGCAGTGAACGCCAATAGCACAGGGATGATCCTCCTAGGGGGAGGGTTAGCAAAGCACCACACTTGCAATGCCAATGCATGG AGGAAAGGAGCTGAGTTTGTGGTGTATGTGAACACAGCTCAGGAATTTGATGGTTGCGACTCAGGGGCCAGACCTGATGAAGCCGTGTCCTGGGGGAAGATCACAATAGATGCCAAACCTGTGAAG GTGTGTGCAGACGCTACAGTGATCTTCCCCTTGTTGGTGGCAGAAACCTTTGCTGTTCATGCTGATAAGAGGACGATTGGCAAGGAGAACGATTGA
- the LOC133023427 gene encoding guanine nucleotide-binding protein G(I)/G(S)/G(O) subunit gamma-12-like: protein MSGKMCSNNSVVQTQKLVDQLRVEASMERIKISLTAADLVQYCKDHRRSDPLLTGIAASSNPFKDKKTCVLL from the exons ATGTCAGGAAAGATGTGCAGCAACAACAGTGTTGTTCAGACACAAAAGCTGGTGGATCAACTCCGGGTGGAGGCAAGCATGGAGAGAATCAAg ATCTCCCTGACAGCAGCAGACTTGGTCCAGTACTGCAAGGACCACAGGCGCAGTGACCCTCTGCTCACCGGCATCGCAGCTTCATCCAATCCTTTCAAAGATAAGAAGACCTGTGTGCTGCTCTAA